CGTAAGGATTTGCCTCAACTTTGACTAAATCTGGGTATACTCTCGCGCTGCCGCGAGAGGAACTAGGGAACCCTAGGTCGTCCTAGGGGAAAAAACTTGTTACAAGTTATGTTGTGTTGTCCCTTCGTAAGACTAAACCACGAGTTCACAAAACAAGTTCAACACTTTTAAACAAGATCCTCCAGATGGGTAAGGGAGGGAATTTTGGGTCAAGGCCAACGGTTGCATTAGGCTAGGGTAAAGCGGCTAGGGTTGTTTTTCTTTAGTGAATGACACATCGGACCTACCTATTAGAAGGAACTAATATGCAGGTATGTGGATATGAGTATTGCCTTCCCGTACCCGTACTTGGCTTACCCGATGGGTATAATTTTTTTTCCCATTTATAAATCTATGGGTATTTATTTTTCAAATACCCTTTACTCTAATAGGGTTTTTACGACTGGGTTCACAGGTTGCGGGTAGCATTGCCATGTTGAATGCGTGATGCCTCACTCCTGGATGTCAGAGAGCAATTAGTTGACGAGCGCTCTTCGGGAGCCTCCCAACGATCACTTGGGGGTGGGCTGAGAGTGTCCCACTTGGCGTACTCTCAGCCGTCGCCATGTGTCGCGCTCTGGATACTCCTTCAGGATTTTGTTTTTTTTACGCATTTTTGGCTTTTAAACGGGGGTTTTTTTAGACATTTTTGGTTTTCcatcggtctttcttagctttcggACCAAACTTTTTTCTTTACACCAAAAAACgtgttttcctttttttccttctgcgagaggcacggttttgcttccgcgagatgtGCGATTTTGCTTCCACGGGAGGAACGACTGTGTTTTCACAAGACACAAggccgtgcctctttcggaaagaaaaaaaatgtgttttctgttttttttccatcacgagaggcacggttttgcttccgcgggaGGCACCATGCCTCTTGGAAACGGAATATATGTgttctttgtttgtttttcttcCACGAGAGACACGACCatacctctttcggaaaggaaaacatATATGCTCCCGATTCGGTTTTTCTATTCTTTTTTTTTGAATACTCGTTAATTTTTTTCACGTTGCACATTTTAAATAGGTGTGATTTTTTCTGAATACTCATTAATTTTTTTAATACACATTGATACAAGTTGAATATTGTTTTTATTACATGTTGAAAATTTTCCTAATATATGGCTTATATTTAAAAAATAGACGAAAATATTATTGAATAGATGATGAACATGTTTTAATACATGTTCCTTGTGCATGAAAAGAATGTCTCTCGTGTATTAAAACTTGTTCGTGCTGTATTTTCTTATCGATAAAAGGGTCATCGATATCATGTACTAACAAGAAAAGATGTTCATCACGTATTTAGAAACTATTCTTCACATGTTAAAAAATGTTATTTGTTGTATTTATCGAAAAGCTTCATCATGTATTAAGACATGTttatagtattttataaaatctTCAATGTTTATTAAAAATATTTCTCATGTACTTAACAATTGTTCATAGTGTAACTAAAAGATTGTTATTGTGTACTAAAATTGGTCATCATACATTAAATTTTTTTTACGCTTTTAAATGAAATAGCATACAATTTAAAAAGTGTTCACATACATTTAAAAAGGTATTCCTGTATATTTAAAAACTGCTAGCATATCTAAAAAATGAATGTATCCTtttccaaaagaaaagaaaaatttaGAGGGGAAAAAACGTAAtgcaaaaatgaaaagaaaaaaaatcaggaaaagcaagaaaaagaataagaaaaagggaaaaggaaatgcCAGAGACGGGGAGAAAAAGAATTATGGAAAACGAGACTATAGGACtaacaaagaaaaacagaaaagcCGGTGAACCTTGCTCTGTGTGTTAGTTTCGTTCTTGGGCTGGCTCGATGTAGGTTCATAGTAAGCGATCCGAGCTTCTAGCTCGCCATAAGCAAGGTATAGACTCTCCCTGTTTTGGATTGCTGCTACTTGAGTTCTCCTTCTCAGTGACTCTTCCACTGTACTTGATGTGTCTTCAGAATTCACAATTCAGTGTCATGATAAACCAGAAAGTACCACTAAAAAAAACCCTGAAAGTGCAGAATCTTGTCATTGTATTGCCGTATGCCTATTTGGTTCTCAGCTTCTGAATTACAAGGCGTGATTCACTATTTTAATGCCTGCAATTTGAAGCAAGTCCCTAAGTTCTCCCTTGTACAGGTAGTAACTTGGCATGTGCTGGTGTATTGCCAAAATTTCCAGTTCCAGCCTAATTCTGTCCATAAGTTCAGTTTGGATCATTATCTGTAACTCCAGCACCTCAATTCCCTTCAAAAAATCAATCAATACCATCATCATTATGGCTATTCAATTGCAGGAGTAGAAATATTAATACTGTTCAGAACATCATAAGCTCCGATGATACGTTACCAACTCTCTGTTTTAGCGACGGATGTGAAAACCCTCTCGCAATCTAAACCAAGAAGATTTGTATGGACGGATCTGACCTACTAGTTTCTTGTAGACATCTTCATGAACATCTAACCCATACACTGTATAAAAgggttttgcaataaatatatccaGTGCCTGTGAATGGCACGCAAGCTCACCGGTCTTTGTTTCTTTTCTTCGTAGCTGAGATCATTTCAGTTGCCTTTTTCCTGTGATCATGTCCTTGCAGTCTGTAAACTAAAATAGTgacctaaaacgtcttatattagtttacagaggaagtataTATCTACCTGCAAGGTAAACTTGAAATTACATAACTCTAGTCACTGTATACGATTATTAATGATTGTGATTATCAGATATGACGAACCTGGAAGTCTGACCTCTGAACTACTGAATAATGCCTGCAGCTTAAGCAAGTCCCAAAATTCTCCAGCCAAGTTACTTGGCAAAAGTTGCCATTCCAGCCTAATGCTTTCCTTAAGTTCAGTTGGATCATTATCTGTCACTTTAGCATCTCAATTCCCTtcagataaataaataaataaatcactgTCATCGTCATGGTGGTTGCTGAATTGCAGGAGTAGAAATATCTGTCTTAATCAGTTCAACAGTTTCCTAGTAATTGCTGTGCATGCTAGTGCCAACCAATTTGGTTTAACATTAACCTCCTTAtccaaagaaaaaaaaactagttaTTCATCAGGCTGAGAGAGTATCAGAAATTGAAGTCCATTGCAACTGCTCCCAAGAGGTCGAAGCCATCGAAGTCACAGAAGTCAATGCCGACTGGGGAGGAGAGCTTTGCTCTGACGTCATCAATGCCCCCTTTGGCGCCGGAGCAGCTGAGACCGTCGAGCATTTGACCGGAGAAGTTCTGCTCCATCACGTTCACCGCTTCGACGCCACCGGCCGGGAGCTGCCGATCGGAGCTGGGCATGATGCTGTCAGTGGCGGTCGTGGTGACGGTGGCGGCGGTGCAATGGCCGGTGGCTTCGTCGTCGCTGGGCGGCAGAGCGGGCGTGTGGCCGCCGTCGAATATGGCGACGTGGGCGAAGAGCTTGTCCTTCCTGGAGAAGGAGACGCCGCAGGAGCAGACCCAGCGGTCCCGGCCGCAGTGCTTCTCGTGGGTGCGGAGGTCGGCGAGCACGGAGAAGCGCTTGATGCCGCAGCGGCGGCAGACGTGGCTCTTGTCGCAGTGGCTCCGGCGGTAGTGGTTCTTGACGCAGACGGGGGTCTTGAGCGGCTGGAAGTCCCTGTGCTCCCTGTTGCGCTTGCACCCGGCGTAGGGGCACGAGTAGAAGAAGCGCCTCCCGTTCGCCGGCGTGGGCGAGCCGGGCCTGGCGAGCGCGCCGGGTGCCTTGTACTGGTCGCCGTGGCCGCGCATGTGCATGCGCAGGTTGGCGTCGCGCTTGAACCCCTTGCCGCACACCTTGCAGCAGTGCGCGTGCGGCGCCAGGATCTCC
Above is a window of Triticum dicoccoides isolate Atlit2015 ecotype Zavitan chromosome 5B, WEW_v2.0, whole genome shotgun sequence DNA encoding:
- the LOC119312724 gene encoding zinc finger protein STAR3-like, which gives rise to MMCSSDYFASNNHLYLQPNHQRGAGIMEVCDLDRSGHEQSRHGQEAEDHRSDPSAALTTYLTFLEHKIGHLRGILCSTPRHPQQQRAIVSAELRCIIVQLASIANDLASDSGAGNGVGAADAFTFERGEERSPSLSNATHDDSDDHADAGGEEEEEGEGPYEVVQIEKEEILAPHAHCCKVCGKGFKRDANLRMHMRGHGDQYKAPGALARPGSPTPANGRRFFYSCPYAGCKRNREHRDFQPLKTPVCVKNHYRRSHCDKSHVCRRCGIKRFSVLADLRTHEKHCGRDRWVCSCGVSFSRKDKLFAHVAIFDGGHTPALPPSDDEATGHCTAATVTTTATDSIMPSSDRQLPAGGVEAVNVMEQNFSGQMLDGLSCSGAKGGIDDVRAKLSSPVGIDFCDFDGFDLLGAVAMDFNF